The DNA sequence atcaaaataaaattttgggaGAAAATTGTTCAACTGCTGTAATAAgccataaaatttatttgaagaaatgaGAGTTCAACCAATTGAAGCTTGTGCATTTCATATGGAGAATGGTAGAATTTGGAgtaccttttattttattgtatatccCAAACTATTTTACATTAGTTCCATATCTTCATTGATGCCTTGCTCAGATAGTATTTCCCTTAGTTAGAAGCAGATATGGTGTCTCTGCTAACATTGCCTTCAACCAATCATGTGTGGCCTAGTTCATCCTCTCAGGTTCAAGTCTTAAATCACTCTTCATTTCATTGCTTGTTGCAAACTTCTTTTCTGTTCTTATATtcttatgtatatatatgcatcAGCTAGGTCTGTATAGGCACGGTCCGTTTCGAAGGAGTATTTCCTTCGTTGTGAGGTCTGCTCATTTGCCTTCGACTTCAGCTCCTCCATGCGAAGGTACACTGTTCGCCTATTCTCTTTTTAAGCAGAATGTCCCTTTCAGTTCGTTAAGATTAGATGGCCACCATCAAGCttgaaatgaacaaaaaaatctATTGTTTTATCTCCTCTTAgaagatatagaaaatatactGAATGGCTTAGGTAAGGCCTTAGGGATGAGGAAGAAACAGTCCACAAATCTTCCTCTCTTCAGTGGTAATCTGTGTCTAGTTCAATTTGGAGCTTCAGTTTTTAGGCCTTTCCTAGGTTGGAATGCACATGCTAACTTAATGCTCACGACAGATAGAAGTGGAAGACGGGAACTCCTGGCCTTGGGGGTGACAGTTGCCCCTTGGTTATTCATGTCTCAGCACGCAGCAACATGTACGTAATTTCTTCAGGAACAACTCTTGTGAGATAGTCATAAACTCTTCACAGTAACTTTCCTTCAGCACTGATCTTTACTGGAAAGAATTGTCTTTTTTGTGACTTTCTTACATCCAGATTGTGTATCATTGTTCTTATCATTACTACCCTATTTACCACCATCATCATTGGTGTTCGTTTATATAGAGTGGGGTTGTAATGATCTGCATTTTCGTAATCACTCATAGCATACTTCTTTGAGCTCTATGACTGATGCGCTAAGAGTATACTGTTGATGTGGCTCAGTTGCTGCAGAAACAAAGAAGGGATTCCTCCCCGTCACTGATAAGAAAGACGGATATACTTTCGTGTATCCCTTTGGATGGCAGGTGTGCTGCACCATAACCTCTTTTGTTCTTCATCACATTTCATCATCACAAGTACATCCCATTCAAGTTCATTATTATGTTGGCTGGAACAGGAGGTCGTTGTTGAAGGACAAGACAAGGTCTTCAAAGATGTTATCGAGCCTCTTGAAAGCGTCAGTGTAAATATAATCCCCACAGCCAAACAAGACATTCGTGACTTTGGCCCCCCACAGGAGGTTTGCAAATAATCACGCTGCTAAATTTTCGTATGAGCTTCGGACAACTTTGTATGATTGTGGatttttcatttgaaaatCGTTCTTCTAGGTTGGCGAAACTCTAATTCGGAAGGTCTTGGCTTCTCCTACTCAAAAAACAAAGCTGATTGAGGCATCAGAGGtagttttttctcttttaccaAGTATGTTAAGTTATGAATACGAATGTTATGGATAACTCTGCCTGGTCGTCACACAGCACGACGTGGAGGGGAAAGCATATTACACATTCGAGTTCCTTGCACAAGCTCCAAACTACACCCGTCATGCTTTGTCTACAGTCTGCATTGGCAATGGTATGTTCATTCTTCTTGCTCGTAGTTCGGATTCATTTATAAACTGAGGAGCTAAGCTATAAATTCTTTGCAGGAAGGTTCTACACAGTGACAACAGGAGCGAACGAGAGGAGATGGGATAAGATGAAAGATAGACTGAAAACTGTGGTCGATTCGTTCCAGATTTTCAATGTCTGAAGGTTG is a window from the Salvia hispanica cultivar TCC Black 2014 chromosome 1, UniMelb_Shisp_WGS_1.0, whole genome shotgun sequence genome containing:
- the LOC125187499 gene encoding psbP-like protein 1, chloroplastic codes for the protein MVSLLTLPSTNHVWPSSSSQLGLYRHGPFRRSISFVVRSAHLPSTSAPPCEDRSGRRELLALGVTVAPWLFMSQHAATFAAETKKGFLPVTDKKDGYTFVYPFGWQEVVVEGQDKVFKDVIEPLESVSVNIIPTAKQDIRDFGPPQEVGETLIRKVLASPTQKTKLIEASEHDVEGKAYYTFEFLAQAPNYTRHALSTVCIGNGRFYTVTTGANERRWDKMKDRLKTVVDSFQIFNV